A DNA window from Ficedula albicollis isolate OC2 chromosome 1, FicAlb1.5, whole genome shotgun sequence contains the following coding sequences:
- the GPR12 gene encoding G-protein coupled receptor 12, which yields MNEDLKVNLSWLPQDHVEASSTENASAAGSSLVPAVDPEPELLVNPWDIVLCTSGTLISCENAVVVLIIFHNPSLRAPMFLLIGSLALADLLAGIGLIINFVFAYLLQSEATKLVTIGLIVASFSASVGSLLAITVDRYLSLYYALTYNSERTVTFTYVMLILLWGASICIGLLPVMGWNCLRDESTCSVIRPLTKNNAAVLSVSFLLMFALMLQLYIQICKIVMRHAHQIALQHHFLATSHYVTTRKGVSTLAIILGTFAACWMPFTLYSLIADYTYPSIYTYATLLPATYNSIINPVIYAFRNQEIQKALWLVCCGCIPSNLSQRARSPSDV from the coding sequence ATGAATGAAGATCTGAAGGTTAATTTGAGCTGGCTGCCTCAGGATCATGTAGAAGCCAGCTCTACAGAGAATGCCTCAGCTGCAGGCTCCTCCCTGGTTCCTGCCGTAGACCCTGAGCCAGAGCTTTTGGTAAACCCCTGGGACATTGTCTTGTGTACTTCAGGGACCCTTATCTCCTGCGAAAATGCCGTTGTGGTTCTGATCATTTTCCATAACCCCAGTCTTCGCGCCCCCATGTTCCTACTGATaggcagcctggccctggcagaTCTCTTAGCAGGCATTGGATTGATCATCAATTTTGTTTTTGCCTACCTTCTGCAGTCAGAAGCTACGAAACTGGTTACGATTGGACTGATTGTTGCCTCTTTCTCGGCATCTGTTGGCAGCTTGCTGGCTATCACTGTTGATCGTTACCTCTCCCTGTATTATGCTCTGACTTACAATTCAGAGAGGACTGTCACTTTTACCTATGTCATGCTTATATTGCTCTGGGGAGCCTCTATCTGTATTGGACTGCTGCCTGTAATGGGCTGGAACTGCCTCAGAGATGAATCCACCTGCAGTGTTATCAGACCACTCACTAAAAATAATGCAGCTGTCCTTTCGGTCTCTTTCTTGCTTATGTTTGCCCTCATGCTGCAGCTCTACATCCAGATCTGTAAAATCGTGATGCGCCATGCCCATCAGATTGCCTTGCAACACCATTTCCTGGCCACTTCCCACTATGTGACCACCCGGAAAGGAGTGTCTACTTTGGCCATTATTTTGGGGACTTTTGCTGCTTGCTGGATGCCTTTTACGCTCTATTCTTTAATAGCAGATTACACCTATCCTTCTATATACACCTATGCCACCCTCCTGCCAGCTACCTACAATTCCATCATCAACCCTGTAATATATGCTTTTAGAAACCAGGAGATACAGAAAGCACTTTGGCTCGTCTGTTGTGGCTGTATTCCTTCTAACCTGTCTCAGAGGGCAAGATCACCCAGTGATGTCTGA